In the Sarcophilus harrisii chromosome 1, mSarHar1.11, whole genome shotgun sequence genome, one interval contains:
- the LOC116421482 gene encoding zinc finger protein 525-like: MIFYFNQREAPWMLAQEGLRSCPPEDAIGLEMKETTAHPSLSVVESHKQRFISDGPCDLPWREICVMRDIINSGENQGGIAFREKRALARYQGVHTVEKLYECKQCGKAFTKKGNVIVHQRIHTGEKPYECYQCGKAFRHKTTFTVHQRIHTEEKPYACYQCGKAFKYKTNLTTHQRIHTGEKPYECSQCGKAFRQIGALTAHQTIHTREKPYECNQCGKTFTRNGTLTAHQRIHTGEKPYECKQCGETFGYKQSLIVHQKIHTGEKPCKCNQCAKVFRYKTNFSAHQSIHTGEKPYECKQCGETFEYKQSLIVHQKIHTGEKPYKCNQCEKAFSYRGGRTRHQRIHTGEKA, translated from the exons ATGATCTTTTATTTTAACCAAAGGGAAGCACCATGGATGCTGGCCCAAGAAGGCCTGAGGAGCTGCCCTCCAG AAGATGCAATTGGACTCGAAATGAAGGAAACTACTGCACACCCAAGCCTTTCTGTAGTGGAAAGTCACAAGCAAAGATTCATAAGTGATGGTCCCTGTGACTTGCCCTGGAGAGAAATTTGCGTGATGCGTGATATCATCAACTCTGGAGAGAATCAAGGTGGAATAGCTTTTAGAGAAAAGAGAGCTCTTGCTAGATATCAGGGAGTCCACACTGTAGAGAAACTCTATGAATGTAagcagtgtggaaaggcttttacaaaaAAGGGCAATGttattgtacatcagagaatccacactggagagaaaccttatgaatgttaCCAGTGTGGAAAGGCCTTTAGACATAAGACTACttttactgtacatcagagaattcatactgaaGAGAAACCATATGCATGTtaccaatgtggaaaggcctttAAATACAAGACAAATCTTACtacacatcagagaattcacactggagagaaaccttatgaatgtagccaatgtggaaaggcctttagGCAAATAGGAGCTCTTACTGCACATCAGACAATCCACACTAGAGAGAAACcatatgaatgtaaccagtgtggaaagacttttacaaGAAATGGGACTCTTactgcacatcagagaatccacactggagagaaaccttatgaatgtaagcaGTGTGGAGAGACTTTTGGGTATAAGCAAAGTCTTATTGTACATCAGAAAATTCACACAGGTGAGAAACCTTGTAAATGTAACCAATGTGCAAAGGTCTTTAGATATAAGACTAATTTTAGTGCACATCAGAgtatccacactggagagaaaccttatgaatgtaagcaGTGTGGAGAGACTTTTGAGTATAAGCAAAGTCTTATTGTACATCAGAAAATTCACAcgggagagaaaccttataaatgtaaccaatgtgaAAAGGCCTTTAGCTACAGGGGAGGTCGTACTAGACATCAGAGAATACACACTGGAGAGAAAGCTTAG